GCAAAAAGGAGTCACACACGCTTTGTCCTGTTCTTGACAGCTTGGCGAGGTCTACCAGGAAATGAGTGCGATCTCTCGGCGTCAGGATCAGTTCGGGTACTTCATGCTCGCTACCATGGTGCTGGTCGGTGTGAACCTCCTCATGCTGATCGTGGTCAAGAACTGCCAGTCGGCCACCGAGTGGTACTGCTGAGAAACCCCGCTGTGTTGTAGACGACCTGGCCCTTGTTGACAACGCGAACTATACACAGGCCCCCCTCCCCGAAGTGGACCAGCCCAGGCGAACGGGCGAACACCGAGGTGCGTGACCTCACCGAAAAGAcgggagcaagaaaaaaaaaaaaaagaaatggagagAAGGGAGTGTCAACTCAGCTGCGACTGTGCACACCTAGTCGTTGTTTTATTGCACATAAAGTATCGGAGCTGACAAATTTATATTTTTCAGTGTTCGTGTGCAGCTTCAATAAACAAATCTTTATAAAGTTGTTGACTGTTCGCATATAATATATGCTGATGTATATGCCTTTGTATATGGAGTTTGACCAATGTTATAACACCTTTTTTTATCGCACAGTTAGGTTACTTGTAACAGGAGTTTATTTGTAGACATTCTAATGAGGATGATTGTCCGGAAAGGCATTCGCTGAGTTCTGCTGCTAATGCCCGAAACTCGTAGTCCTCATGTTTTTCATTTGTCACTGCAGTGTTGCAATATTAAAGAAAGTTTTATGAATCTGTGTCAATTTGATCAAATGCTTTATGAATGTAACGTGAAAGTCTTGCTGGATATATTCTCCCTCCACTTAGACTACAGCATTAAAAAATGTTAATAGAGGTTGGTTATGCATTGTTGACTTTTTTAGCGTGCTGTTTTGAGACGCACAGCAGGACGAGAAGTCTGGACACCAAGCGCGAACTAACAACTGCTTTATTCCAGCACGAACTGTGGTACATTTATAGGTACGAGTGGTCAAGACAAGCACGAATGAGCAAACAGATCCAGGCCCATGCACAAAGGTTATGTCCAGCTCCCAAAACCGAGGCGTTCTCACATAAGTACAAACTCAGTACGTGAGGGTCAATGTGCAAGAAGGTCAATGCCCTTCTATTTGTATCACCGAAAAAAAATCGATCTTCCTTGAGGGATGTCTGAATAGAGTGGTCGGTGACGCACTTGTGAGATTTTGGGGGTTGGACATAATTTTTATTGAAGCACCTTAACCTGGCTGTGCTGGTTCTTCAACGTTTGGGGTGCGCTAATGCGGTGGCCTGCGTTGCCGCCTTGAAAAAAATTCGTGCTCTGTTCAGAGTCCCTGTTAGTTTGCGGTTCGGCAGAGTTCTTCTCTACAACGACCCGCACACAGAAGCTCCTTAGGTTCAAGTCCGGGGAGTTTACCGACCCCTCCACACCTGAGGCGTCTGGCATGAAGCTGGCATGAAGCTGGCTTGAGACACCAGTGTTCATATTGCTCGGAGTTCCGTGTGGAGATGCCCGTCCTATAAGAGCTAAATATACATCTATTTAGCCAGTTTTTTTCTGCACTTCTGCAGAGAATTATGCAACACAGATTTTTTTTAACGAAAGGGTGGTGTACCTTTACGCCCAATAAACTAATAGAGTTGgttatgttaaaaaaaaagcaggataaagaacatgtgttcGTAGACTGCTTGGACGTGAATTTTCACAGGGATAAACTGTaaataaaaatgaagaaataTGAGAAGATTGAAGGACATAAGGCGTAGCCAAGCGCTAGCTCTTAGCTTTACTTTTGCGGGGTCATGTTGTTCAGCTGTTGCGCGAGTCGGCTGTCGCCTAACATAGTtaaggttgttgttgttgttgttgcctcaaaacagtGCTGGAGTTAAGGTGCTGGAGAGTATACTGATGGTTCttcctcgtctttttttttttgtcacgagtAATGACTGCTTCTCTGAAGGCCTAAACTATTTTTTTCATTACCTCAGAATGACCTTTGCTTCTGTCCGGCACAAAGTTGCCTTGGAAAAAGCCTTGCCAGTCCAGGCCACGTGGCGTAATACAGCGAGTTATCTCTTCGTTTGCGTTCAGCACGTACCGAAGGACAACGCATCGCCGCAGCAGAGGAGTGCAGTCACTGCTTTATTCATGAACGACCCGCGGGACAAAATGACAACGAATACCCTTCGTGCGTGCCTGTCACTACTCCCCCACATCCCCTCCTCGAACTCCACACACAAACAATTAACACGAAAGTTTCGAAAGCGCGCCGGAAGACCACGACGAAACCGCTGCATTTTTACAACGACATCATGCGTTCACTAAGCTGCGCCAGTGACGTCGTCTTGGTGCCAATGTGTCTTAGTCTGACTTGTGTATTGTGCTCAAAATGTGCATATGTCAACTTCGCAACAACTAGGCACGGCGAAGTTAAGCCCAAGGCGTGTTAGCATTTGCGTCCTCCTGCGCCGTTTCTGGCAAGGCATCGCATAACTGAAGTTTAGACAATGGTAAAACtaagccaagaaaaaaaaattcagctgtCGTGTATACCTggttatcagttcaaagtgaacGATTCGTGAGTCGAGCGTAATCCCAGAAGACCAGAATTATCGCCGCTGAGAGAAATAATGTACTCACTATCATTGGTAACACCTTAAGCGAATATTTGCAGTCTTGCGTCATACTTGTAGTTGTGTTCTATCAGCAGCGTCTTGCTCACAGTTGTCCCGTGATACCCATTCCTGAATGGCGCAAAACATCCGAGGAGGAAAACATGCCATGGCTCGCATGTAAATCCAACTTCTACTTAAATCGAATACGGTCGAAAgtacgcaaagaaaaaaaaaaggagtaacCACAGATTTGAATGTGCTTGTCACGTCACAAACATTTATCGAAGCAAAACTATATCTAGGAAGGGTAGGTGCTTCATCGGCTGTTCGTAACATAAATCCCTGCAGTATTCCATTCTCTTCAAGGCATAGCGACTCTCGCCTTCCAAATAAATGCGATATTATAGGTCATGCGCCAGCACTCATAGAACCAATGTACTAATGCTACGTCCCTGAATTATCGAACAATTAAGTAGTTCTAAAGAAGGGCACATGCTGCGACATCTTCATGCAGCTTAAGTGTAACACAGCATTCGCTTCTTTTCAGCAGCGCCATGTTCAAAGCGAACAGCACATTAGAGCGCATCTACAAAAGCAGCTGAAACAAGAAGGCCAAAACTTGGTTCACAATGTTTTACCTTGCGAAATATCTTGCGGTTTCTGCCACTAAATCAGGCACGATTCCAACCACTGTCGTTGCACTTTGTATATGACGTCGCACTGTTTTCACTCATTTGCCATAGAAGTTTCTGCTCAGTGCAAAATCAGGTTGATAAGGCCAGAACACGATCGCAGCAGTTTGGGATTGTTGGCTCTTCGTGACTTTCACTAAATGTGCAAGCGGAAAGAATAGGGAGGTGCGTACACAGCAAGGCGTTTCATTTCAGCTGTGACCTGCTGAAGACAGTCAAAACAAGTTGATTTGATTGATGTGGCTCATGTCCAAAAGCAACGCAAGGCCTATCAGCGACGCTGTAGTCGAGAAATCCACCTTAATTTCGGTCACTCGATGTTCTTTAGCTTGCATCCAAACACATGTACGCGGGCGCTCTTGACATTCTCATCCAATCGATATGCTGCCACTGCAGCTGGAAAGCGAACACGCCGCCGCCTCGTGTACCGGTGTACCTCGTGATGCATCGCTTGGACTCTGAATTTGGGCCTCGTGTACCTACCGCTATGGGTACGGAAAGCAATCTGCAGAGGTGGGCATATTTACCTCCCTAAACTCTGGCTACGCCTAGTTTAGCAAATTCAGCGCATCCAGGGAATTTCCCAACTCCAAAGCAGCACACGACCTGTTACGAGCGATGACGTCTCGTCAACGTGCCATTTGTAAAATAAAGTTCATCTTTGTCGCTCTCCACAAATCACTGAAAGTAGACCGGGGCGCTAGGAAACTGCCAAGCATAATGTTCTAATCGCTTTATCAGGCGTTACACGCTGCTCCTTATGAAGTGCAGCACCATGTGTAGAAGTCGAGATTATGACAAAATCTCCTCTGTTCGGGAATAATGGCGCAGAGATAAGACAGACACCGACCAAGGTGATAAACAAATGATTAAAAACGATGTTTAGGCCCATACACGGCAGCCTTGCTCCCAATTTCCAGTCTGGTGCTCCTTTGTATTTAGTGTCGCTGAGGCCTAAGAAAACAGTTATGTCCGTCAACTTGATTATTTCCAATAACTAGGGAGCATGAAGCGGCGCAGAGACATCTAGAACAATACCCGTTGTAAGAACGGGAGGTTCTGCCTGCGCATAAGACtgcgttaccagaaaaaaaaaagacgcaagcCGGCGAAGAGAGCATGACAGGGCACACGTTAGCCTTCCAGCTGGTGCTAGTGACGTGGAAGTGAACATGTAAGCAGGAAACTGGCTTATGTTGCACGTTTGTCCTGTCGTCATAGCTGGTTCGTGTCTTGTTTAGCACGACAATGTTTAGCCTCAACACGTACGAACTTGCCTCGCTCTTCACTCTCATCAATGTAAACCGAGTCCTCACGGAATGGATCAACAAAATCGTGAACTGAAATTACTGACATGAACAACCAGCAACCTGTGTCTGCAGCAGCTAGCTGGAAAAATGCGTGGATTCTATGAGAAACGGGACGCCTTTCGGGTAAATATAGAATATATGAGTTTCTAATGTTATTTCTACACGCATAGGCGCGCATCACCGAATGCAAGTGCGATGTTTTTCTTCTCGAAATTAGAACTGTGGAAATTCATAAAAACTAATTTTAGGGGTCGTATTGCTTAACACTGAACCATGCGCGTTGAACATATAGGTTGATTTGGAATTTACAAATGTTTGTGTGTGCGGTAAGCGAGTCGGGTTTGGTATCTTTCAAACAGCAAGCCATCGAAGGGTCAAAAGTGCAATACAAATCTGACCAGAAAAGTACTTTCCAAAACACAGTCACAAAATCAGCACACAAGGGTAAGTAGTATCCTCTGCGTGCCAGGGTCTTGCAAACGGATGCTAAACACTTTCGACATTACAGATCAAACCGAACGTGGGTTCGATTCGACTCCTGAACCAGTGTAATCTTTGTATCCCCTTCACGGATTTGTTCAGTGACTGGTCGGGCATTGTGACCTACGTAATGATGCACTTCGTCACTAAAAGTGTTAGCTTAGTAACATTATGTGTCGTGATGCATCGCTTGGACTCTGAATCCATTCTCTGAAAAGAATTTGGGCATGTAAACTTGCGGCTGAGAATTTTCCATCAAGTAGAGCCGAGTAGAGTGTTGTTGTTGCTTTGTTGCCTCAAAACGTGGAGTGTTCCCCAAGGGTTCTGGACAATTCGTCGCCGTCTTCTATTTTATGGATGCCAGCACGGATAGACACCCTCGGGAAGACTGTCATGAGCAAATGTGGACGCACATATAATGGTACTGGATATGACATGGGCCGACGAAAGTCTTTTCGCTCCTCAGTCGTCAAACAAGCGGTGCCAAAAGTTCACGAGGACGCTTCTCACCTGATCCCGGCGTGGGAAACGCTAACATCGAAGACACCGGCACAAGGTCCACTAGCACAAAGTTTCGCGTTTCTTTTGTGCACATTCTGCAAAGGGAACGCGCGTTTTCCGGCAGATAAACGTGCTAATCTTACCTCTTGACCATTCTGTAAGCTTGAATAAATGCCGACAGTGCTCACAACAGTTCATGTGGTGTGTTGCGCTAATGAGCCTCTACTATTGCACCAAAAGTTGCCACAGCGCTGATTATAGTAATGTTCAGTGCGTCAGGTTAAAGGCCGCTAAAATACCATGGTCTTGTTTTCCCATATGTGTAAAACGGTGCTgtggacactttttttttcatagcacgTGTAAAATCAGGCGCGTGCAGGCGCGTGGGTTTAGGGCACATGAATTACTCGACGGATCTTGTTAAATGGGCGAAGCAAGAGTGACGGGATAAATTGAGACAACCCATGTCGTGGTCCTCGACAGTGGACCTGCTGCCATGTGGTGATGAAGAAAGGGTGTTGTAACCTTGCACGTTACACAATGTGCGTGCGCGGGTGGCGATTTGATGACATCGGGAGGCGAAGGTGACACCATTGGCGACGTAGCTGAACTATGCACGGAAATGCGCGCGTAGTCACACTTCGCTCGCCGTGGAGTCCGGAATCAACGCGACTGGTTTGCCTTCGATGGTGATGAAGTTGACCACACATGACTCTAGCTGATCGTCTTGCTCAAGCTGTTCCTCAAGCTGATCGTCTTGCTTGTCGACTTCTAGTTTCTGCTCCTTCTCTCCGTCGCCGGCGTCCGCCGAGACGCTGTCGATGGGAGTGATCGGGCTAGGCTCACTCGCAGTGCGGCCGCTCTCTTCGGAAGGCGGCGCGTGACCGTCCGCCTTCTTGTGGCGCTGCTGAAGACCCGTGGCCGCGTACCAGGCGAGCGCGGCGCAGCAGCCTACGAGTCCCGTGGTGGCCAGCAGGAGAGCCAGTGCCATGCTTCCTGTCACGTGGGTGCCTGGGAGAAAGAAAGATGCCGAAGTGTTGCATTCATATCCGTCGATTTAAACGAGGCAGCAAAGGAACATATTAAGTATACCTAACTTACGAAGCTTACGAAGGGCCATAAAGGTACAGTCTACGAAACGAGATATAATAAAATGATGGATGTAACGACGTAAGTGAAATTTCCCTTGAAATTGCCCAACCCCCAAATATACACACATTTgtaccagagtccttccatctTTGGAAAAACATGGATGGACTCTGCTTGTACCCTGATTTGatagacccacactgctcattatgtgggtccacaGCCTCTTTagatcatattctctgggactgcaagGAAGAGCCCTTTCAACTTGGTTATAATCAGGTTTCCCTCTATACCCTTATTGAGACCAAGGACTCGGGGGTTAGTGTACCGCAGCAAAGAACGCAAACATTCGGTCTAGAAAGCAACAATGAATTCAGGAAGCGTGCCCCTATATACATGTCCCCTTACCGGGACGAACTTTGCAGCGATGCTTGAAATAGTGCAAGAACCGTGACACACTGACCGTTGGCGTCACTCTCGAGCGTGGTGCTGCTGCGCTGCTCGGCGGCGATGCGCGAGTCGCGCACGTTGCTGTCCTTGTAGCGCTGGTAGGTGAACACCTCGTTCTGCTCAGTGCTCGTCTCGAGCCGCGCGTTGGCCAGCAGCAGGCCGCCCGGCACCTTGGTGTGTGTCGCCACGTTGCTCTTCTTCTTACCACGGACCACGGGGAGGTTCACCCTGGAAAATGCCATTGCCATCAACAGAGCCCTTGACGGGGTATACGTGAGTGCAAGCAGTGACATAGGTCGGCTGCCTTGTGGCGCTTTCTGCCCGAGTGCTTTAATCACGCGATTAATTATTGTGTGTTACCCTCAGTGCCAGAGGCATTTATACTTATTACAAATATTAACTTTAATATTTCTAAAGCGTAAGGCTCCTGAAATTGATTTATAGCTTATTACACAACTTTAGATTAGAGGTCGGCTGCTTTGCAGCAGCGTTTTGCAATAACGTGGGTAGGGAGGGTACGTACGAGGCGGTGATTGTGTAAGTGTCCGGCAGGAAACTGCAGACGACCAAGTAGCGGCGTGTGTTGTGCGTGATTATGTCTCTGTTCTCGTGGACGATGATGTTCGTCTCCATCTTGGACCCGTTctgtaaaaaaagagagagggcaACAAGCAGTCACATGGCTTAATTACATTACATTAGACACAAGAAGGCATTCCATTAGAATAGTAATAATGTTATGGGCTATTCCTGCGCAATTCCCGTAGAAATTTTATACTAATTAGATTACAATTAAAACGCAAGATACCATCAACGAATAAAATTCTGGCTCTGGTAGCACATATATAAACTCGAACGTACTACAACTCTCGAATACACCGCTCAGCCAATTATAGATAGCAGGCACTGAGGGTCTGTCGGCCGCTGAGGCAATTGATCCAAAACGGCGTTAaggccgcagtggtcacaggaaATTGAAAGCCGCTTTATTCCCGAGCGTCAGCAACAGATGGCTAATTAATTGAAATTAAGGAAAGGAAGCGTACCTTTGCTAATCCTTTGCTCGTGAAGAGACCTGGCTGGAGGCCACTGGATCTCACTCTCAGGTGTATCCAAAGTAGCGTTTCTTTCAAGAAACCAGTGAAACGTCTAGAAATTTTATTTTGCTTCGTCTCCGTATATTTTTTTCCCAACATATCTGAATCGCGCTAGATATATTGATTATGGGAAAGAAAATTGGCATTGCGTACCAACAATCGCATGTTGACGCTTGCTGTGACAGAGAGGCATTCTTCAAAGAAGGGTCAATATTCCTGCttacattaagaaaaaaaaagtactcgaAGTTATGCCAACACGTGGATTTGGCACAGTGGTCTATGCGAACCAATCATTGCCCGACATAGTATAACCAACACGTACGGCAGTTTGATTGGCACGATTGGATAGACACGCGTCCGATCATAGACTTGGGCGCAGGCCCACACAAATATATGGAAATTAGAGACTCCTTATCGGTATGTCTCGTTgagctgagagagagaaagctgcGGCAGTAAAATGCGTATACTGACCACCAGTCGGCTTCCGCAGCGCTTGTGGTCTATGTCGAGTGTGTACGCGTCTTGCGGTGAGCTGGGGTCGCCGAACAGCAGGCAGGCGTCGTCGTTGCTGTCCTCGACGGCGATCTTGCCCCCGAAGAAGGGACCCGTGCTGACGACCACGCGGGAGGCGTTCGCCAGGCACCGCTCCGCCCGTGCAGAGACTGCACGTCAGTGGAGAAACAGTGAGCATGGTGCTGATGTGGTTCGTTAGCGCacatttgtaaataaaaaaatgtgttgTAGTTATTAGTTAGTTGGCACACTATTTATTACCTTGGTGTAACTGCAGTTGGTAATGGTAGAGTTAGTAGCATCATTTAGTAAACAAGGTTAGTCGTTGTTAACTGGTCTCAGTTACCAATTCCAAACGCCAGTTAGAACTACCGGATAAAACGTTTCTAGTCTACAACACATATATCGCAACCACTCTGGAACATGCTATAGCTTTTCCGATAGATACGTTTTAGGCTATAACTTCGTATTCGGTGGAGTTAACTGCGTTGAAATTGGTAGTGGCGGCACGTTAGTAACAGTGGTTATGTTGTTTAGTCAGTAATGTTATTAACTCTACCGTTTCCAACTGCAGTTGTACCAGGTTAGTAAGTATTGTGACAACTAAGAAGTAGTAACTACAACTACCTTTTTTTTTAGGAGTGCGTGACCACGCGTGGGTGAAAGACACAAAGACGGTACAAAGTAAGAACGAGGACGCGAAAATTTGAGTGACAGCGCGTTCTGTCGCTATTGCTCTGTGCCGTCTTTGCTTTGTTCACCCTCACGTGGAGATCACTAACTTGTTTGCTCAGGGCTAGGTAAAAATTAAACTTAATGTAGGCGCTAGCAGTATTTCTTTGCATTCATTACATTGGACTCTTAACTTAAGAAAATGGCTTAACGACATCTTTTGCGTCATGTAGTCTATACTTCTAAATGATCGAGTTCATAGCAGTTCTCAATCCGCATGCGTTAGTTCATAGCTATTGTTTTGTGTTGCTGCACGCAGCTGACGAAGTCACGGGTTCGGTTGCTCACTATGGCGTATGAATTCCGATGAAGGCAGAATGCAAAATCGCTCGCGTCTTGATCTTCGGATGCACGGGCTAACGAACCCCAAGTGTTCAAAACTTCCCTGGACCCATCACCTATATACGATATCTATAGTCACCTCTGTGTTGCCTTGGGACATATACACGATATATATGAATCAATCATGGAAGGCTTTAACTCGGTATATTGCATGGCAGTCATACGACTAAATAAGCACGTTGATGAAAATGCCGAAAGTTCCACACTTTTGACAGTGCATGGAGAGAGAGAGTGTTCACTGGCGGCTTTGAATTGTCTATCATGTGGTGTTTAGTCCACGTGACACGTCGTGGTGTTCTACGGTGCGAGCGAACACCGATAAGTTCTTTTTCAGAATAACggcctttctttttttgaaagatATAATTGAGTTGGAATTTTACGGGTGTCATGGTACGTCATACATCACAATTTCTCGGAGGAAGGCTGAAGGCTTATTGCCTGTGAAGCCCAGCCTCCTGGTGGCATACAATGAATTTGATACATTCGCATAGAGGCACTAAGAAACTTACTTTTCAGTAGAGAATTATCAGCACAGAAACTACACTGGCCCAACGTACATcgcttcgtgtagaatataaatAATCCGAAATGATAATCTATTTTTTTAGAAAGTCAGGCCAACTACCGAGATTATTCAACAGAATAACAACCGCCATGAAAACGGAGTAAGCCAGGCCCTTACACGATAAATAGTATGTCAGAAATCTTTTTTAAAGAGAATCTttatgtgccccccccccccccccccccctttttttttttaaaggcgcTGGCAACTGCTGTCTCGCCGAATAGAAAATAACTCGTGCCAATGAATATGTTCAACGGGGCATGCGCCGCTGAGTCTGCGCGTGTATAGACAGGCAGAACTAGAGGCAGGAAGTCAACAAGTCGGCTACATAAAATTTAAGCCAGCTGCTCAGAGAGTAACAGAGTACCTACAGGGCTACAGAGAacagcgttccagttactttcttaacaaaacgtcgtattatgcattgaagcacaaaagtaactgggacgccaatgcatttctcggcaatgctcgggaattaatattgcgaactggtgtcatcctgagaattcgttccaagtgaatccgccttgcgaactccagggctCGAACTagcattgtgctaactgccataggcaacctttacaatagtttgaaagtgttcgctgaaacactcgatatatatatatatatatatatatatatgtttgtggaGGATGACGAGAGCAAAGCCACATTGGAGGAGCTTGACTAGTTCCAGCCCCTTTTACCAAGACAATATGATACTAACAACTAGCACGCCAATAACGAATCTAGCCATAAGAAAAATACACGTACAAATAAGGTATAAACAGATGAAAATAAACAGTAGCAATATACTTGCTCACTGccaaaataaataagaaaatgaATAACGTGCAAGAAGCAAAATGACTTGTTGCTGGGCAAGCTGGTGCTGTTTACTGTACAATCTTTTCAACGGCGCGGCGCTTGTGTGTTTCCCGTTTTCTGTGTGGTGTTTGATTCGCTTCATTGAATATAGTACAAGCGGCGGCCATGTTCATAGACTACAAAATCAATATGTCAATAATGCGCACGCACAGAGATAAGATCAGTCACCACGATTTGGAACCTATGTCCTTCTGTTCGCTGCAAACTATGTCGTGTTTATTGGTTGTGAGAGTTTCGAAGTGCTTTCAAAGCGCAGGCTCCTTTTTCAAGTGATTCGATCCTGAAGATATTTGATCGCCAGGCCGGGGTAGGCTTTTACTCATTTCGGTGAGCCGGTGGGTGCTCCGAATTCAGAGACGGAGCGTCCAACGAGACGGAATATCCAACTGAGAAGGAAAATGAGAATTTGCGCCAGCACGTAATATGTGTAAACAAATATGTCATCATTTAGCATGCCTTTGGCGGTGcgtccaggacaccaaagggcaACAGAGACATCGAAGCTGGAACCCGGTCTAgtccgcggggggggggggggggtcttccccccccccccccccccccctctttcctcTTGCTGCCCCTTGGGTGTACTGGAGATATCTCAGGTGCACTCCTGAGGCCTTCGTTTGCCTGTTACATGTGCCCTTCTGGAGCAGTAGCTGTGCAAAATCCAATCCTGGCCCGGTCACAGGGGTGGGCAATGTTGCCCATTTCCGGCCAATCGAAAGGTCTAACGTAACAAAATGTCCAACGGGACTGAATGTCGGCTATTAGACATTCGGTTTCGTTGGTCATTCAGGCCGCAATCGCCTGGTCCGCGGCAGTGTTAATCGAACACGTACACAATCTCCAGCAATCGAAACCGGCGCTCTACCACGATGTCACAACACCGGGAGGTTCTGGGTACAAAACCGCCTGAAGGACTAAATGCTACCATTCACAGTATCACATTTCTTGTGGTCATGTCTCGCTGAAAGGAAA
This genomic stretch from Dermacentor silvarum isolate Dsil-2018 chromosome 2, BIME_Dsil_1.4, whole genome shotgun sequence harbors:
- the LOC119442969 gene encoding uncharacterized protein LOC119442969 — encoded protein: MWPSLLSLAFALVYICSRTPSTHAQRFRSPWLHDVEHLEAQASYRTARLRWQYRHLPQPPAFRVQICELLPWLPKTGPRCRLRRLSLRGPQAVYDSDGTPRSLDLLRKSSKSGYEALIGDLRLLTNYSVAVEPDFSSDSDVNAILYGSGQLPAEAAAGEEDRRFQMVTSEYTLMTTKGFSARAERCLANASRVVVSTGPFFGGKIAVEDSNDDACLLFGDPSSPQDAYTLDIDHKRCGSRLVNGSKMETNIIVHENRDIITHNTRRYLVVCSFLPDTYTITASVNLPVVRGKKKSNVATHTKVPGGLLLANARLETSTEQNEVFTYQRYKDSNVRDSRIAAEQRSSTTLESDANGTHVTGSMALALLLATTGLVGCCAALAWYAATGLQQRHKKADGHAPPSEESGRTASEPSPITPIDSVSADAGDGEKEQKLEVDKQDDQLEEQLEQDDQLESCVVNFITIEGKPVALIPDSTASEV